The proteins below are encoded in one region of Verrucomicrobiia bacterium:
- a CDS encoding amino acid permease, with protein sequence MVGVPGAVLMGLGSILGTGIFVSIGIAAGVAGPSVILAVAVAAVVATFNGLSSAQLAASHPVSGGTYEYAYRYLNPTLGFTAGWMFLSAKSASAATAALGFAGYVLIALGQSGMTARIVLALVVIGLLTVVVASGMRQSNQTNAVIVSLTLVALLAFVLTGIPSAVDGAPEHLNALLDTEADGLRGLLHATALMFVAYTGYGRIATLGEEIREPQRSIPKAIILTLLATMAIYTAVAFIAVAAIGAPGMAEATLAAAAPLEVVARGFGVPGVAWLVAAGAVTAMLGVLLNLLLGLSRVLLAMSRRGDMPRGLTRLDGEHASPRRAVIVVAVIIAALAMTGSVRLTWSFSAFTVLVYYALTNLAALRLPNESRLYPGWVPICGLISCLGLAFWVEPKIWIAGLVLIGAGLIWHKIARSHAQNGRGGNRS encoded by the coding sequence ATGGTCGGCGTGCCTGGCGCCGTGCTGATGGGGCTCGGCTCGATCCTGGGCACCGGCATCTTCGTAAGCATCGGCATTGCTGCAGGGGTCGCCGGACCGTCCGTGATCCTCGCGGTCGCGGTCGCGGCGGTGGTCGCCACGTTCAACGGGCTGTCTAGCGCGCAGCTCGCCGCGAGTCATCCCGTTAGCGGCGGCACCTACGAATACGCCTACCGCTACCTGAACCCGACGCTCGGCTTCACGGCCGGGTGGATGTTCCTCAGCGCGAAGTCCGCTTCTGCAGCGACGGCGGCGCTCGGCTTTGCCGGGTACGTGCTGATTGCCCTCGGTCAGTCGGGTATGACGGCTCGGATCGTTTTGGCGCTCGTGGTAATCGGCCTTCTGACGGTGGTCGTCGCCAGCGGGATGCGCCAGTCGAACCAAACCAACGCCGTGATCGTATCGTTGACCCTGGTGGCCTTGCTGGCTTTCGTTCTCACAGGCATTCCGTCGGCGGTCGACGGGGCGCCAGAACATCTCAACGCCCTTCTCGACACCGAAGCCGATGGCCTCCGTGGGCTGCTCCACGCGACCGCCCTGATGTTCGTGGCGTACACGGGCTACGGCCGTATTGCGACGCTGGGCGAGGAGATCCGCGAGCCCCAGCGCAGCATCCCGAAGGCGATCATCCTCACACTGCTGGCCACTATGGCCATCTACACCGCCGTGGCCTTCATCGCCGTGGCCGCCATCGGCGCCCCTGGAATGGCCGAGGCCACGCTTGCCGCCGCCGCTCCGCTGGAGGTGGTCGCCCGCGGCTTCGGAGTTCCCGGCGTCGCATGGCTCGTCGCCGCCGGTGCCGTGACGGCGATGCTCGGCGTCCTGCTCAATCTGCTGCTTGGGCTTTCGAGGGTGCTCTTAGCAATGTCCCGGCGAGGTGATATGCCGCGGGGGCTGACCCGGCTGGACGGCGAACACGCCTCTCCGCGTCGCGCCGTCATCGTCGTGGCGGTCATTATTGCCGCGCTCGCAATGACAGGAAGCGTAAGGCTCACATGGTCGTTCAGCGCGTTCACAGTGCTCGTCTACTACGCCCTCACCAATCTTGCGGCCCTTCGGCTTCCGAATGAGAGCAGGCTGTACCCCGGATGGGTACCCATCTGCGGCCTCATATCCTGCCTTGGCCTCGCTTTTTGGGTGGAGCCGAAGATCTGGATCGCTGGTCTCGTGCTCATTGGTGCAGGCCTGATTTGGCACAAGATAGCCAGGAGCCATGCTCAGAACGGTCGAGGCGGTAATCGATCCTAG
- a CDS encoding cytochrome c, whose protein sequence is MSKIAIILIAFTTLFVGCTESNQDESRDTRASSDGSEWLRGDVDTRLELVARHLRGFDMAMVEVGYRYGELYWASRDRNWGYATYQLGKIETAIANGVQRRPKRAASAQMLDGAVTQVRTAIEARDASALDAAVRTLTATCNACHQAEQVPFMHVAPPDFRLSPIRLSSTPNPEEGRLQK, encoded by the coding sequence ATGAGCAAAATAGCGATAATACTGATAGCGTTTACGACGCTTTTTGTCGGCTGCACGGAATCAAATCAGGACGAAAGTCGGGACACGCGTGCAAGTTCGGACGGCAGCGAGTGGCTACGGGGCGACGTCGATACCCGTTTAGAATTGGTCGCAAGGCATCTGCGGGGCTTTGACATGGCGATGGTCGAGGTCGGCTACCGGTATGGGGAACTCTATTGGGCGAGCCGGGATCGGAACTGGGGATATGCCACCTATCAACTCGGGAAGATCGAAACTGCCATTGCGAATGGGGTACAGAGGCGGCCAAAACGTGCGGCCTCCGCTCAGATGCTCGATGGAGCTGTCACCCAGGTGCGCACCGCAATAGAAGCAAGAGATGCGTCCGCGCTCGACGCGGCCGTGAGGACACTTACTGCGACCTGCAACGCCTGCCATCAGGCCGAGCAGGTTCCGTTCATGCATGTGGCACCGCCGGACTTCCGTCTATCGCCGATCCGGCTCTCCTCCACACCGAATCCAGAGGAGGGACGGCTACAGAAATGA
- a CDS encoding carbamoyltransferase → MAKILGISAFYHDSAAALVVDGRIVAAAQEERFTRRKHDARFPSHAVRFCLEAGALTARDLDYVAFYEKPLVKFERLIETYLAFAPRGFPSFRLAIPTWLREKAHIKRTLLRELSLPSRTRLVFPDHHESHAASAFFPSPFPHAAILTLDGVGEWTTTAWGAGHEHRLELRHEIRFPHSLGLLYSAFTYYCGFKVNSGEYKLMGLASYGRPRFESLIREHLVDLRDDGSFWLNQDHFRYCHGLTMTGPSFHQLFGGPPRSPDQPIEPRHMDLAASIQAVTEDILLRLGRHVHRETGLDQLVLAGGVALNCVANGRLLREGPFRDLWIQPAAGDAGGALGAALFVHHQLLENPRTPAGTDTHTHTDAQRGSLLGPSFPDTAIADLLRCTGTPFHHHPDEPGLLDVVARHLDAGRVVGWFHGPMEFGPRALGARSILADARHPGTQATLNLKIKFRESFRPFAPIVLQEHAHEIFDLEPGRQSPYMLLVAPVRESLRTPLSPADAATLRDDPDLRRRVQVVRSRYPAITHVDYSARIQTVDAPRHPRLHRLLRAFHALTGSPVLVNTSFNVRGEPIVCTPEDALRCFLATDMDILVLENHLLLKSEQPAALTESERRRHLAGFGPD, encoded by the coding sequence GGCGGAAACACGACGCCCGCTTCCCCTCCCACGCCGTCCGCTTCTGCCTCGAAGCCGGCGCCCTCACCGCCCGCGATCTCGACTACGTCGCCTTCTACGAAAAGCCCCTCGTCAAGTTCGAGCGCCTCATCGAAACCTACCTCGCCTTCGCGCCCCGCGGCTTCCCGAGCTTCCGCCTCGCCATCCCCACCTGGCTCCGCGAAAAGGCCCACATCAAACGCACCCTCCTCCGCGAACTCAGCCTCCCCTCACGCACCCGCCTCGTCTTCCCCGACCACCACGAAAGCCACGCCGCCAGCGCCTTCTTCCCCAGCCCCTTCCCCCACGCCGCCATCCTCACCCTCGACGGCGTCGGCGAATGGACCACCACCGCCTGGGGCGCCGGCCATGAGCATCGCCTCGAACTGCGTCACGAAATCCGCTTCCCCCATTCCCTCGGCCTCCTCTACTCCGCCTTCACCTACTACTGCGGCTTCAAGGTCAACAGCGGCGAATACAAACTCATGGGCCTCGCCTCCTACGGACGCCCCCGCTTCGAATCCCTCATCCGCGAACACCTCGTCGACCTTCGCGACGACGGCAGCTTCTGGCTCAACCAGGACCACTTCCGCTACTGCCACGGTCTCACCATGACCGGGCCCTCCTTCCACCAGCTCTTCGGCGGCCCCCCACGCTCCCCGGACCAACCCATCGAACCCCGCCACATGGACCTCGCCGCCAGCATCCAGGCGGTCACCGAGGACATCCTCCTCCGCCTCGGACGCCATGTGCACCGCGAAACCGGCCTCGACCAACTCGTTCTCGCCGGCGGCGTCGCCCTCAATTGCGTCGCCAACGGACGCCTCCTCCGCGAGGGACCCTTCCGCGACCTCTGGATCCAACCCGCCGCCGGCGATGCCGGGGGCGCCCTCGGCGCCGCCCTCTTCGTCCACCATCAACTCCTCGAAAATCCCCGCACCCCCGCCGGCACCGACACCCACACCCACACCGACGCCCAGCGCGGCAGCCTCCTCGGTCCCTCCTTCCCCGACACCGCCATCGCGGACCTCCTCCGCTGCACCGGCACCCCGTTCCATCATCACCCCGACGAACCCGGCCTCCTCGACGTCGTCGCCCGCCATCTCGACGCCGGCCGTGTCGTCGGCTGGTTTCATGGCCCCATGGAATTCGGACCCCGCGCCCTCGGCGCCCGCAGCATCCTTGCCGACGCCCGCCACCCCGGCACCCAGGCCACCCTCAACCTCAAGATCAAATTCCGCGAAAGCTTCCGCCCCTTCGCCCCCATCGTCCTTCAGGAACACGCCCACGAAATCTTCGACCTCGAACCCGGCCGCCAAAGCCCCTACATGCTCCTCGTCGCCCCTGTCCGCGAATCCCTCCGCACCCCCCTCTCCCCCGCCGACGCCGCCACCCTTCGCGACGACCCCGACCTCCGCCGGCGCGTCCAGGTCGTCCGCTCCCGCTACCCCGCCATCACCCACGTCGATTACAGCGCCCGCATCCAGACCGTGGACGCCCCGCGCCACCCCCGCCTCCACCGGCTCCTCCGCGCCTTCCACGCCCTCACCGGCAGCCCCGTCCTTGTCAACACCAGCTTCAACGTCCGCGGCGAACCCATTGTCTGCACCCCCGAAGACGCCCTCCGCTGCTTCCTCGCCACCGACATGGACATCCTCGTCCTCGAAAACCATCTCCTCCTCAAATCCGAACAGCCCGCCGCCCTGACCGAATCCGAACGGCGCCGGCACCTTGCCGGATTCGGGCCCGACTGA